The window AAGAAAGATTTAGGTTATTTTCACGTTTGCAGTTGGTTTGTCAGCTATCAAAACTTGTGTCATAATGCGGTACGGATTTCACAATTATTTCTTCGTTGTGCCGTACTTACTCATTATTGTGTACTCGCTGATGCGATAACTAAAGAACAGGGAAAAAATTTGGTGGTTTCGCTCATAGTCTACTAGGTAGACTGATGGGCCGCCTATGGGCGCTCCTGCCAGTGTTAGCTTCACGTGCCAAATTGCTTATCCTAACCCTGAAGGCCAGCTTAAGTTAAACCATGACTTTAACTCTGAGGGTCTTATGACTGAGGCTGGGATGATGATTACGGTTGTAGTCACCACGAGCCCCACTCCTGTATGAATTCTTCTCCCTTCATACACGATGTCTCCCCATCCAGGTATGGCTGCGATCATGAGCCATCGAGTTACCAGCAAGAGTTCCAAAACCGTTCTGTTCTGATCGCGCGATGAATTGTGAAGTAGTTGTTGAAGTATCTGGATTGAGGCATATCCATGATGAAGTTGAATATCTACGTAGTTCGATGAGATGAGATGTCCGAAGAGATGTTGAGCGATGTCCGTTGCGATGTTTGATGGCGTAATATGTAAGGATACAATGGCTGCATACGGGAAGGGGAAGGAGAAGGACATGGATGATGGAAGGAATAGCATGTAAGAATGCAGTttggaaattggaggtggCGGGAATCGAACATGGGGAAACTGATTGCAAGGAAATGGCAATagccactgtgccaggaccgcacatcgcAACCAAAACTTTCTTCGCAGGTCATCTGTTCAAATACCTTCAGTATGGCCTCGGTAAATTCTTAAGCCTAGCGCCGTGCTATAGTGCGCGATTCCCATGCCAAATTACGAAGGTTCGAATTTTGTTGTttggaaacatttttaaagcgGTTTTTTAATCATCATTTCGAAGTTGGTTAAGCGacagaaattttatttttcgaagcAACAGAAATACAATAAAAGAGCGCcatttattaaaatatttaaaacttcCTTCACAATGGTGGTAAAATAATAACACTACGAAGGCTCACTTATCCTGAAATTCAGGCTTACGCTTCTCGCCGAAACTTTGCAAACCCTCTTGCGTGTCGTAAAGCTGCAAATTGTTCATCATTACGCTCTCTCCCTCTCTATGTATTTACAAAACTTTAATGAGAACAACTACGaccattttaaaattttgtcacCTACTTGTAAGCCTCCATGatattattcattttgatCTGACGTTGCAGAAATTGCTTTCCCAAACGGATTACAGGTAAGCTCTTTTCGCGAATActttcaattactttttgCGTTTCACTTTCTACAACCATTTCAATTAGATTTTTAGTGacaaatcaattgaaaaacaggaaaaaacaGACATCAAAAGTGGTGTACCAACCTAATTGTTCGGCCTTGACAACTCTACTAACTAGACCAGCCTTCAAAGCTTCATCAGCTGATATAGGGAGTCCAGTATAAAGCATATATGAAGCTAATTTCATTGGGATGGATCTGGCAACAGCAACACCAGGTGTTGAGCAAAAGAGACCCAAATTGACACCCGGTGTGGAAAATGTGGAATGGCTGCTTGCTACTACAATGTCACACATGGCTACCAGTTGGCAACCTGCAGCTGCAGCTATTCCGTCAACCTTGAAAGATCTGCAAAACTATTAGTGCACTTTTGGTGTTATCAATTGGTTTTACCTTTGCCACAACGGGGACAGGACACTCAAGCAAGAGTTTCATTAGGCTAGTACACGTTGAAAAAACCAGACCATGATGAGTTTGAGGTATGTCTTTCGTCTACCACACGAAAATTCACTGTGaatgttgtttaaaaatatagTGGTATAGTATCATAAGAATACCAACTCTTTCAAGTTGTGGCCAGCTGAGAAGACTTTTCCAGTAGAAGACAGTAACACACAACGGGAGTCTTTGGCTTCATTGACCATCTTGAAAGTTGTATGAAGTTCATTCAACATCTCAAGTGAAAGGGCATTCCTATTTGACGGGTTATGATAAAAGAGTATTAAACAGTAGCAGGTTAATAAATGCCTGTACTACATGATGCAAATATTAACCTTGTGCTAGGGGAGTCAAGTTGTACATTATAAACCCCATTTTGATTTGCGAACTTTATGAGCTTGAAAGGTTCCAGCTGGGTTGCGGCACTAGATGAGAaaccttttttaaaagaatgaagGCCTTTGATTTGTGAAAATTTCCTATAAACTGTCATAGCCATCTTTGTTTATATTAAGCGGAAAAAGGTAAGACGAATTGTATGTGGTTGGGATGTCGGCTGATCCTCACTTCCCACCAAGTAAACCGTGCGGTACAATACGTGCCAAAGTTTTCCATGTTAAAAttccttcttgttttctaGGCAGAGTTTCTAAATTTTGCAACTCAGCATCCGGTACTGTTCTATCCTGAATGGTAATATTTTTGTccaaattatttcaaaaaaatagctttattttcttcaaagtAAGAAGTATCGTATCTGCGGGTGTAGGATAGGACTGTGAATAGTTATCATTTCGTACTCTAATtttaataatataaaaaaacctGAACACTTTTGTATTTATGTTCTATATGGCAACCACCCCAAATACCTGGAGGCTATTTGAATTCCAACAAAATTGGGATCGTCTTCGCTCTTTAGCCATCACGCCTTGATGTGCAGGTGTGCTTGTCCGGCACTAGGCTTTGTTCCAAGTTTTTACTCTTGTTTGTCTGGTTTGTCAAACACGTTATATGCATGCAGTTATGATGCAGGATTTAGTATttccttttctgtttgttgCATCTTGTACTGCCTTATCTGGATTTTATTACGATAACGGTGTTGATCAAACAGTGGTTCATCAGCATTTGAACAAacgagagaagaaagaaatgcaaagTGAAATACTTCATTTGCTGGGTCTCCAGCACCGTCCTCGCCCTGTTTTAATGGTACACTCTAGAAGAAAACTTCAGGTGGATGATAATCTCAGCTCTGCCCCACGctttttaattgatgtttaccaATCTCTAACTGAAGAAGATTCAGGAGAGCTTAAACTAACTCCTGATCTAATTGAGAAAGAGTTCAATGTTTCAGATTCAGATGTACACTCTATGGATGAAGCTGATGTTATTATGAGCTTTGTTAATCGGGGTAATAAGTTTATTTTACAGTTTGATGTATTTGttgtaaaattatttattttgtgaaTAGGACAACACTTACATGGAATAAGGCATCATCACAGCTTTGGCAGGTTATGGTTTGATCTGTCTGAAGTTCCAGCACCAACCACAGTTATTTCAGCTGAACTACGATTGTATATTAATTTGACCATGGTTCATGAAAACATTGACCCTACAGAACTGGAAGAGGCTGATAACCATATAGAAAGCCAACAATTTACCATTACTGTATATGAGATTGACTTAGAAGATACATTGATCTATATTGatcaaatggaaattgatAGCCATCAAGAAGGTTGGGTTGCATTTAATGTATCACTACCTCTTAAGAATTGGTTACAGAGACCTGAAGAAAATTTTGGGCTTCAGTTGGTCTGCCGCTCGTCTACCACAGGTTTTATCCGATAAAATGTAAATTACATGccatttcatttgtttatagCTCGAATTTTTATACGTAGGCCGCCAAGCATCTGCTAGAGAAGTTGGATTAGTAGGATCCCACGGCCATGACAAATTACAGCCTTTTATGGTAGCCTTTTTTCGCTCTGTGTTGCCCGCCATCCCCAAACAGCCTGGCCAACAGGTACAGATCCTGCAAAAAGAATTGGCTGATAATGAAGATGAGGACGACAATGAAGTTTCAAAGAGAAGTACCCGAATACGTAGACAAACTCCCAATAATAACAGAAAGCGAAGCAAAGATTCAGAAGAATTTGGAGGCTGGAACCCATATGCAGGTAAAAGAGGAttcgaattttaaaaatttgtggTCGATTTTTGGCTTATTTTACCTTATTAGATTTAGATGCAAGATTGTCAAGGCGTAGTTGTCAAAAAAAGAACCTTTACGTCAGTTTCCGAGATCTGGGATGGCAGGTATATCcgatttgatattttttcaaatagtaATAATCTTAAACGAGCTTCGAAGTGTCTGTAAATTTCCTGGGGAAAATCGACTAAGTTATTGACATAGAGAGGGTAACAGGGCGCATATTTTTTAGTGGAAAAAGAATGGTTTATGGAATAGGCAAACTTAAGAGAGCGCATGTGTGCCATCTTTGGAGGATAAGCAAGTATAGAATTTTCTAGTTCAAATTCGGTAGTTATTCGAGCTTCTTGCAAGTTCTGATGAAAACAATTCCTA of the Daphnia carinata strain CSIRO-1 chromosome 10, CSIRO_AGI_Dcar_HiC_V3, whole genome shotgun sequence genome contains:
- the LOC130697727 gene encoding bone morphogenetic protein 7-like isoform X1 → MHAVMMQDLVFPFLFVASCTALSGFYYDNGVDQTVVHQHLNKREKKEMQSEILHLLGLQHRPRPVLMVHSRRKLQVDDNLSSAPRFLIDVYQSLTEEDSGELKLTPDLIEKEFNVSDSDVHSMDEADVIMSFVNRGQHLHGIRHHHSFGRLWFDLSEVPAPTTVISAELRLYINLTMVHENIDPTELEEADNHIESQQFTITVYEIDLEDTLIYIDQMEIDSHQEGWVAFNVSLPLKNWLQRPEENFGLQLVCRSSTTGRQASAREVGLVGSHGHDKLQPFMVAFFRSVLPAIPKQPGQQVQILQKELADNEDEDDNEVSKRSTRIRRQTPNNNRKRSKDSEEFGGWNPYADLDARLSRRSCQKKNLYVSFRDLGWQDWIIAPDGYAASYCNGECSFPLNAHMNASNHAIVQTLVHLMNPYRVPKPCCAPIKLSSISVLYFDDNSNVILKKYRNMVVKSCGCH
- the LOC130697727 gene encoding bone morphogenetic protein 7-like isoform X2, which encodes MHAVMMQDLVFPFLFVASCTALSGFYYDNGVDQTVVHQHLNKREKKEMQSEILHLLGLQHRPRPVLMVHSRRKLQVDDNLSSAPRFLIDVYQSLTEEDSGELKLTPDLIEKEFNVSDSDVHSMDEADVIMSFVNRGQHLHGIRHHHSFGRLWFDLSEVPAPTTVISAELRLYINLTMVHENIDPTELEEADNHIESQQFTITVYEIDLEDTLIYIDQMEIDSHQEGWVAFNVSLPLKNWLQRPEENFGLQLVCRSSTTGRQASAREVGLVGSHGHDKLQPFMVAFFRSVLPAIPKQPGQQVQILQKELADNEDEDDNEVSKRSTRIRRQTPNNNRKRSKDSEEFGGWNPYADARLSRRSCQKKNLYVSFRDLGWQDWIIAPDGYAASYCNGECSFPLNAHMNASNHAIVQTLVHLMNPYRVPKPCCAPIKLSSISVLYFDDNSNVILKKYRNMVVKSCGCH
- the LOC130697820 gene encoding enoyl-CoA hydratase domain-containing protein 3, mitochondrial-like isoform X1 codes for the protein MAMTVYRKFSQIKGLHSFKKGFSSSAATQLEPFKLIKFANQNGVYNVQLDSPSTRNALSLEMLNELHTTFKMVNEAKDSRCVLLSSTGKVFSAGHNLKELTKDIPQTHHGLVFSTCTSLMKLLLECPVPVVAKVDGIAAAAGCQLVAMCDIVVASSHSTFSTPGVNLGLFCSTPGVAVARSIPMKLASYMLYTGLPISADEALKAGLVSRVVKAEQLESETQKVIESIREKSLPVIRLGKQFLQRQIKMNNIMEAYKEGESVMMNNLQLYDTQEGLQSFGEKRKPEFQDK
- the LOC130697820 gene encoding enoyl-CoA hydratase domain-containing protein 3, mitochondrial-like isoform X2; translated protein: MAMTVYRKFSQIKGLHSFKKGFSSSAATQLEPFKLIKFANQNGVYNVQLDSPSTRNALSLEMLNELHTTFKMVNEAKDSRCVLLSSTGKVFSAGHNLKELTKDIPQTHHGLVFSTCTSLMKLLLECPVPVVAKVDGIAAAAGCQLVAMCDIVVASSHSTFSTPGVNLGLFCSTPGVAVARSIPMKLASYMLYTGLPISADEALKAGLVSRVVKAEQLESETQKVIESIREKSLPVIRLGKQFLQRQIKMNNIMEAYK